GCATCCATATGAAGAACAGCCCCCCAACCGCCGACAGCGGCACGGTGAGCATCACAAGCAGGCTTTCGGTGACGTTGCGGAAATTGAGGAACAAAAGGACGAAGATTATCGCCAGCGTCACCGGCGCCACGACTTTGAGCCGCTCCTTGGCCCGTTCCATGTACTCATACTGCCCGCTCCATGTCATGGAGACCTTTTCCGGCAATTTCACCGATTTCTCCACCGCCGCCTTCGCCCTTTCCACATACGCGGCCACGTCCGACCCTGTGATGTCCACATATATCCAGGCGTTGGGGCGGGCGTTTTCCGTCCTTATCTCCGGCGGGCCGGCGGAAAGCTTTATGTCCGCCACCTGCGATATGGGTATCTGCTGGCCGCCGGGTGTGGCGATGAGCACGCGCCCCAGGCTCTCCACGTCGTCGCGCAATTCCCGCCCGTACCGCACGTTCACCGGGTAGCGCTCCAGCCCCTCCACGGTGTTCGTCACGTTCATTCCGCCGATGGCGCTCAATATCACGTCCTGCACGTCCCCCGTGTTCAGGCCATAGCGCGCGGCCCGCCGCCGGTCTATCTCAAAATCAAGGAACTTGCCGGCCGCCACCCTTTCGGCGAACACGCTGCGGGTCCCTTCCAGCCCCCGCAAAGTCTCCTCGATCTGCCTGGCCACCTTCTCAAGCGCATACAGGTCCGGCCCGGCCACCTTTATCCCCACGGGGGTCTTTATGCCGGTGGAGAGCATGTCCACACGGGTCTTTATCGGCATGGTCCAGGCGTTTGCCATGCCGGGGAATTTTATCGCCTCGTCCATCTCGGTCATGAGCGACTCCATGGTCACCCCATGCCGCCACTGTTCGCGTGGTTTTAGTTTCACTATGGTCTCCGCCATGCTCAACGGGGCCGGGTCCGTCGCTGTCTCGGCGCGTCCCGCCTTGCCGAACACCCGCTCCACCTCCGGGAACGTCTTTATGATCCTGTCGGTCTGCTGGAGTATTTCCCGCGCCTTGGTGATGGAGATGTTGGGCATGGTGGTGGGCATGTAAAGTATGTCCCCCTCGTCCAGCGGCGGCATGAATTCACCGCCGATCCGCTTTAGCGGGATGATGGACAGCATCACAAGCCCCGCCGCAAGCCCGATCACAAGTCCCTTATGGTCAAGAGACCACGCCACTATGGGGCGCACGGCGTTTATCAGCCATCTGTTCAGCGGATTCTGTTTTTCCGGCACTATATCGCCCCGCACAAGGTATATCATCAGCGCCGGGGCCAGCGTTATCGCAAGGAAGGCGGAGGCGGCCATCGCAAAGGTCTTCGTGAACGCCAGCGGCTTGAAAAGCCTCCCCTCCTGCGCTTCCAGCGTAAAAACGGGGATGAACGACAGCGTTATTATCAATAGCGAGAAGAATAGCGCGGGCCCCACCTCCTTGGCCGCGTCCAACAATATTTCGGTCCTCGGTTTCTTCCCCTCGTCCCGCTCCAGGTGCTTATGCGCGTTCTCTATCATCACCACCGAGGCGTCTATCATGGCCCCGATGGCGATTGCTATCCCGCCCAGCGACATTATGTTGGCGTTGATGCCCAGCCAGTTCATCACCATCAGCGATATGAGGATGCCGAGCGGCAGCGTTATTATCGCCACGAACGCCGAGCGCAGGTGCATCAGGAACACCACGCACACCAGCGCCACCACCACGCTTTCCTCGATGAGCTTTTCCTTCAAAAACGCCACCGCCCGCAGGATCAGCGAGGAGCGGTCGTATGCCTCCACTATCTCCACCCCGGCCGGAAGCGACGATTTCAGGCTTGCCAGCTTCTTTTTCACACCGTCGATGGTGGACAGCGCGTTCTCGCCGAACCTCATCACGATGACCCCGCCGACTGCCTCCCCCTGCCCGTCCAGCTCCGTCACGCCGCGGCGTATCTCCGGCCCGATCACAACGTCGGCCACGTCCTTTAGCAATATGGGGGTCCCGCTCTCCCCCACGTCTATGGTCACATTGCGCAGGTCCTCGGCGTTCTTGATATAGCCGAAGCCGCGCACCATGTATTCCGTCTCGGCCATCTCTATGACGCTACCGCCAACATCGCGGTTGCTCATCCTGATGGCGTCCATGATGCGCGAGAGGGAAATTTTGTATGCCTGCAGCCGCGACGGGTCTATCTGGACCTGGTATTGCTTTACGAAACCTCCCACCGAGGCCACTTCGGACACACCGGCAACGGTGCGAAGCTCGTATCGTAAAAACCAGTCCTGGATGGCTCGAAGCTGGGAAAGGTCGCGCTTGCCGGTCTTGTCCACAAGGGCGTATTCATACACCCAGCCGACCCCGGTGGCGTCCGGCCCAAGCGTCGGGCTCACCCCTTCCGGGAGTTTTTTGGCCACCGTGTTAAGGTATTCGAGCACGCGGCTTCTGGCCCAGTATATGTCCGTGCCGTCCTCGAATATAACGTACACCATGCTCGCGCCGAAAAACGAATAGCCCCGCACGGTCTTGGCGCCCGGCGCGGACAGCATCACGGTGCTCAAAGGATAGGTCACCTGGTCCTCCACCACCTGGGGCGACTGCTCCGGAAACTCGGTGTAGATGATCACCTGTGTGTCCGAAAGGTCGGGTATGGCGTCCAGGGGAATATGGCGCGCCGCGTAATACCCGCCGCCCGCCAGCAATACCGCCGCCAGGATCACCAGGAATCCGTTGCGGCCCGAAGCCTCGATTATGGCCTTTAGCATGGCAGCCTCGTTTTATCCTTTTTCTCCCCCTTTGCAAGGGGGAGTGGCTCCGGAGGAGCCGAGGGGGTGATGAGCAAAGCAATACGTTTGGACGCCGTTTACCACCCCGGCGGCTGGCGCCGCCACCCCTCCTTGAAAAAGGAGGGGAAAGGGAACCATGCCCGGGCGGCCATGGGAAAGCGGAATGGCATGGCGAGCCTGACCAACCAAGTCATCACCGAAATTATTCATGTTTCTCATGGCTTCACTTGGGCGAATCGCTATTTTTTGAATGGTCCATACCCTCATGGGTGGAATGGTCCATTCCTTCGTGGTTTGTGTGATCTGTCCCTTCAGGTTTGGAGTGGTCCATCCCTTCGTGGCCGGAATGGTCCTTTTTCCCGGCGTCATCCTCGTCCTCGTATTTTGGGATCATTTCCATGCCCATGGGGGATTTTCCCGGCTTGTCGCTTTTGAAATCGGCCAGCATCGGGTCGTACCAGTAAAGGATTTTGCGCTCCTTCTCCGGCTGGGCCTCTCCCGTGGCGGCGGAGCCATGCTTGTGAGGCGCGGATTGAGCCTTCTGCGGTTCCGCGGCCGGCCGGCTTACCGCTTCATGCGCCTTATGATCCGGGACCGGAGCCGGTTGCGTCATCCCCTCGTGGCCAGCGTGGCCGGGCGCGGCGTTTCCACCCATCTTTCCCGCCGCTTCACGCAGTTTGGACTCCGAATCTATCAGGAACTGGGCCGACACCACCACCTTCTCCCCTTCGGCAAGCCCGGAGATGATTTGCGTCATCCCGTCCCCCGCCATCCCCGCCCTCACCTCGCGCGGCTCAAACTTCCCTTCTCCTTTGTCCAGGAACACCATGTCCCGCACGCCGGTCTTTAGCACCGCCTCGGCAGGCACGGCCAGCGCGTCACGCGCCACCCCGGCGTCTATCATCACAGAGCCGTACATGTCCGGCTTGATCTCCCCTTTCGGATTGGAGAACTCCACCCGCGCCTTCACCGAGCGGGTCTTGGGGTCCAAAAACGGGAAAACGTAGCTTATCTTCCCGGTAAACTCCCTGCCGGGGAATGCCGTGAGGCTCAGCACAGCCTTCTGCCCCACCTTCACATAAGACATTTCATATTCGAATATGTCCGCGTTCACCCACACCGTGGACAGGTCGGCAATTTCGTACAGGATGGTGTTCGGCTCCACGAACATCCCCTGGATGACCTCCTTTTTAGTGATAACTCCGCTCACCGGCGAGTGTATGTGCAGCGTTTTTTTCACTTTGCGGTCCGCTGAAAGCTCGGCGATCTGGTGGGCGGGAACGTCCAGCAGTTGAAGCCGCCGCAGGGCCGATTCGTAAAGCTGTTCGCCCCCTTCGGCCACGGTCTTGTCCGCGCCCCCTTCCTTTAACGTGTTACGGTATTTTAGCGCCAGCAGGAACTCCTCCTGCGCCGTCACCAGGTCCGGGCTGTACAGTTCCAGCAATATCCCGTCCCTGCTCACCCATTGGCCGGTGGTGTTAAAATAAAGTTTTTCTATCCAGCCGGACACTTTGCCCTGGATTTTGGCGAGCCTGGTCTCGTCATACGTCACAACACCGGCGGCGCGGATGATCTTGGCGATGTCCATACGTTTGACATCGGCGGTCCGCACGCCGATGGTCTGGACCACGGCGGGGTCTATTTTTACAATCCCCTCCCCTCCCCCGTCGTCCTCATACTTGGGTATCAGGTCCATCCCCATGGGGGACTTGCCAGGCTTGCCGGACTTGAAATCCGCCAGCATCGGATCGTACCAGTAAAGTATCTTGCGCTCCTTTTTGGGCGTGGCCTGTCCGGCCGTGGCGGGCGCTTCGCTCTTTTTCGATCCGGTGAAAATGCCGGCTATCGGGCCGCGCAAGAAATAGCCGAGCCCGATGACCAGGCTTAAAATGATGGTGTAAACGAACTTCATGTTCTGGCGGCGGGACGCTTTCCCCGCGCCTTCCGTGTCCGGCGTATTGTCACTCATTTTTTCCTCCGGCGGTGGTTGCGGCCCCGGTCATCGCCTCCGCGTCCGCGCACAGGGAACGAAGCCTCATCACCGCCTCCTCAAGCTCAAGTTCGTATTCGAGCAGCATCCTCTCGTTCTCCAAAAGGGTCAGAAATTCC
This is a stretch of genomic DNA from Nitrospinota bacterium. It encodes these proteins:
- a CDS encoding efflux RND transporter periplasmic adaptor subunit is translated as MSDNTPDTEGAGKASRRQNMKFVYTIILSLVIGLGYFLRGPIAGIFTGSKKSEAPATAGQATPKKERKILYWYDPMLADFKSGKPGKSPMGMDLIPKYEDDGGGEGIVKIDPAVVQTIGVRTADVKRMDIAKIIRAAGVVTYDETRLAKIQGKVSGWIEKLYFNTTGQWVSRDGILLELYSPDLVTAQEEFLLALKYRNTLKEGGADKTVAEGGEQLYESALRRLQLLDVPAHQIAELSADRKVKKTLHIHSPVSGVITKKEVIQGMFVEPNTILYEIADLSTVWVNADIFEYEMSYVKVGQKAVLSLTAFPGREFTGKISYVFPFLDPKTRSVKARVEFSNPKGEIKPDMYGSVMIDAGVARDALAVPAEAVLKTGVRDMVFLDKGEGKFEPREVRAGMAGDGMTQIISGLAEGEKVVVSAQFLIDSESKLREAAGKMGGNAAPGHAGHEGMTQPAPVPDHKAHEAVSRPAAEPQKAQSAPHKHGSAATGEAQPEKERKILYWYDPMLADFKSDKPGKSPMGMEMIPKYEDEDDAGKKDHSGHEGMDHSKPEGTDHTNHEGMDHSTHEGMDHSKNSDSPK
- a CDS encoding efflux RND transporter permease subunit, whose product is MLKAIIEASGRNGFLVILAAVLLAGGGYYAARHIPLDAIPDLSDTQVIIYTEFPEQSPQVVEDQVTYPLSTVMLSAPGAKTVRGYSFFGASMVYVIFEDGTDIYWARSRVLEYLNTVAKKLPEGVSPTLGPDATGVGWVYEYALVDKTGKRDLSQLRAIQDWFLRYELRTVAGVSEVASVGGFVKQYQVQIDPSRLQAYKISLSRIMDAIRMSNRDVGGSVIEMAETEYMVRGFGYIKNAEDLRNVTIDVGESGTPILLKDVADVVIGPEIRRGVTELDGQGEAVGGVIVMRFGENALSTIDGVKKKLASLKSSLPAGVEIVEAYDRSSLILRAVAFLKEKLIEESVVVALVCVVFLMHLRSAFVAIITLPLGILISLMVMNWLGINANIMSLGGIAIAIGAMIDASVVMIENAHKHLERDEGKKPRTEILLDAAKEVGPALFFSLLIITLSFIPVFTLEAQEGRLFKPLAFTKTFAMAASAFLAITLAPALMIYLVRGDIVPEKQNPLNRWLINAVRPIVAWSLDHKGLVIGLAAGLVMLSIIPLKRIGGEFMPPLDEGDILYMPTTMPNISITKAREILQQTDRIIKTFPEVERVFGKAGRAETATDPAPLSMAETIVKLKPREQWRHGVTMESLMTEMDEAIKFPGMANAWTMPIKTRVDMLSTGIKTPVGIKVAGPDLYALEKVARQIEETLRGLEGTRSVFAERVAAGKFLDFEIDRRRAARYGLNTGDVQDVILSAIGGMNVTNTVEGLERYPVNVRYGRELRDDVESLGRVLIATPGGQQIPISQVADIKLSAGPPEIRTENARPNAWIYVDITGSDVAAYVERAKAAVEKSVKLPEKVSMTWSGQYEYMERAKERLKVVAPVTLAIIFVLLFLNFRNVTESLLVMLTVPLSAVGGLFFIWMLGYNMSVAVGVGFISLAGVAAEIGVLMLIFIDHSVERRKREGTWKSVADARAAALEGVSERIRPKMMTSAAILGGLAPIMFGEGTGAEVMKRIAAPMVGGIISVSFLALIVLPAIYCYILEWRVKRGE